From the genome of Malus domestica chromosome 04, GDT2T_hap1, one region includes:
- the LOC103427601 gene encoding diaminopimelate epimerase, chloroplastic-like isoform X2: protein MGAIAAAISLPLTSPTRRSLTASLRTSSTILKLNSLPAAASPRAPTLRVSAVSFSMNVEAVEKASPASFLDRREAGFLHFVKYHGLGNDFILVDNRDSSEPKTSPEQAAKLCDRNFGIGADGVIFALPGINGADYTMRIYNSDGSEPEMCGNGVRCFARFIAELENLQGRHSFKVHTGAGLIIPEIQEDGNNLKVDELKLADIGPKFENHEVFPARTNTEFVQVYTPSHLKMRVWERGAGATLACGTGACAVVVAAVLEGRAERNCTVDLPGGPLQIEWKEENNHIYMTGPAEVVFYGSVPL from the exons ATGGGAGCCATAGCCGCCGCCATCTCACTGCCACTCACCTCCCCAACTCGCCGCTCCCTCACCGCCTCTCTTCGAACTTCTTCTACGATTCTGAAGCTCAACTCTCTCCCTGCAGCTGCATCGCCGAGAGCTCCTACTCTCCGCGTATCGGCCGTCTCGTTTTCCATGAACGTGGAAGCCGTTGAGAAAGCCTCCCCCGCTTCTTTTCTTGATCGGAGAGAAGCCGGATTCCTCCACTTCGTCAAGTATCACGGCCTCGGCAACGACTTCATCCTG GTTGATAATAGAGATTCTTCGGAGCCTAAAACCAGTCCGGAGCAGGCAGCGAAGCTATGTGATCGGAATTTTGGGATTGGCGCCGACGGAGTGATCTTCGCGCTGCCGGGCATCAATGGCGCTGATTATACCATGAGGATTTATAATTCTGATGGGAGCGAGCCCGAG ATGTGTGGTAATGGTGTCCGGTGTTTTGCCAGATTCATTGCCGAGCTTGAAAATTTGCAGGGAAGGCATAG CTTTAAGGTTCATACTGGCGCCGGTCTAATTATTCCAGAAATTCAAGAAGATGGGAAC AATTTGAAGGTTGATGAATTGAAGTTAGCTGACATCGGTCCCAAATTTGAGAATCATGAGGTGTTTCCAGCACGAACTAACACAG AATTTGTGCAAGTTTACACACCTTCACACCTAAAGATGCGTGTTTGGGAGCGTGGGGCAG GAGCAACGCTTGCTTGCGGAACTGGTGCTTGTGCTGTAGTGGTTGCTGCAGTTCTTGAGGGTCGTGCTGAGCGG AATTGCACGGTTGATCTACCGGGAGGGCCATTGCAGATTGAGTGGAAGGAGGAGAACAACCACATCTACATGACTGGCCCGGCTGAAGTCGTATTTTACGGATCAGTGCCTCTGTGA
- the LOC103427601 gene encoding diaminopimelate epimerase, chloroplastic-like isoform X1: MGAIAAAISLPLTSPTRRSLTASLRTSSTILKLNSLPAAASPRAPTLRVSAVSFSMNVEAVEKASPASFLDRREAGFLHFVKYHGLGNDFILVDNRDSSEPKTSPEQAAKLCDRNFGIGADGVIFALPGINGADYTMRIYNSDGSEPEMCGNGVRCFARFIAELENLQGRHSFKVHTGAGLIIPEIQEDGNVKVDMGEPILKASDVPTKLPANKDQSVVKSGLDVDGVTWNVTCVSMGNPHCVTFGTEGGQNLKVDELKLADIGPKFENHEVFPARTNTEFVQVYTPSHLKMRVWERGAGATLACGTGACAVVVAAVLEGRAERNCTVDLPGGPLQIEWKEENNHIYMTGPAEVVFYGSVPL; encoded by the exons ATGGGAGCCATAGCCGCCGCCATCTCACTGCCACTCACCTCCCCAACTCGCCGCTCCCTCACCGCCTCTCTTCGAACTTCTTCTACGATTCTGAAGCTCAACTCTCTCCCTGCAGCTGCATCGCCGAGAGCTCCTACTCTCCGCGTATCGGCCGTCTCGTTTTCCATGAACGTGGAAGCCGTTGAGAAAGCCTCCCCCGCTTCTTTTCTTGATCGGAGAGAAGCCGGATTCCTCCACTTCGTCAAGTATCACGGCCTCGGCAACGACTTCATCCTG GTTGATAATAGAGATTCTTCGGAGCCTAAAACCAGTCCGGAGCAGGCAGCGAAGCTATGTGATCGGAATTTTGGGATTGGCGCCGACGGAGTGATCTTCGCGCTGCCGGGCATCAATGGCGCTGATTATACCATGAGGATTTATAATTCTGATGGGAGCGAGCCCGAG ATGTGTGGTAATGGTGTCCGGTGTTTTGCCAGATTCATTGCCGAGCTTGAAAATTTGCAGGGAAGGCATAG CTTTAAGGTTCATACTGGCGCCGGTCTAATTATTCCAGAAATTCAAGAAGATGGGAAC GTTAAAGTTGATATGGGGGAACCGATTCTTAAGGCGTCAGATGTGCCTACCAAACTGCCTGCAAACAAAGATCAATCTGTCGTTAAGTCGGGTCTTGATGTAGATGGAGTAACCTGGAATGTAACCTGTGTTAGCATGGGAAATCCTCATTGTGTAACCTTTGGTACAGAAGGAGGCCAG AATTTGAAGGTTGATGAATTGAAGTTAGCTGACATCGGTCCCAAATTTGAGAATCATGAGGTGTTTCCAGCACGAACTAACACAG AATTTGTGCAAGTTTACACACCTTCACACCTAAAGATGCGTGTTTGGGAGCGTGGGGCAG GAGCAACGCTTGCTTGCGGAACTGGTGCTTGTGCTGTAGTGGTTGCTGCAGTTCTTGAGGGTCGTGCTGAGCGG AATTGCACGGTTGATCTACCGGGAGGGCCATTGCAGATTGAGTGGAAGGAGGAGAACAACCACATCTACATGACTGGCCCGGCTGAAGTCGTATTTTACGGATCAGTGCCTCTGTGA
- the LOC103433371 gene encoding kinesin-like protein KIN-5B: MAITPDQTRKVGMGLSPSPSPFLTPRPERRRKTLEYNPNRQDKDKEVNVQVLLRCRPLSDEEQKLNIQKVVSCNEQKREVTVMQSLNNKQVDKLFTFDRVFGPKAQQKSIYEQAISPIVNEALEGFNCTVFAYGQTGTGKTYTMEGGMRNKSGNLPTEAGVIPRAVRQIFDTLEAQDADYSVKVTFLEIYNEEITDLLAPDESPRTADDRQKKSISLMEDGKGCVIVRGLEEEYVYSVNEIYTLLERGSAKRRTADTLLNKRSSRSHSVFSITVLIKEATVGDEELIKCGKINLVDLAGSENISRSGAREGRAREAGEINKSLLTLGRVINALVEHSTHIPYRDSKLTRLLRDSLGGKTKTCIIATISPTASCMDETLSTLDYAYRAKNIKNKPEANQKMSKPVLLKELYSEIERMKEDIRAAREKNGVYIPHERFVQDEAEKKARIERIEQLENDLNLTEKQAESFRDLYISEQEQKLDLQSELKDCKINLDNCNKALLELQEDYQIATSTLKEKEHIISKMLFSENLLIGRAKELRSDLKNASEEMNSLYEKLDQKDKMEEENQSLVLTFGSQLDRSLKDLHKIILGSVSQQQYQLRCMEEHVQSYLASKCDAAQVLESRIKKITKTYSSGVTTLKELTNMLQKKASSDLDQINAKTLSHTEAVEKFLETAVKEANEVVQDIQHSLDEQKQLLAFSTQQQEEGLQRSLMSAQVISKATGNFFDDLHDRACQVMRNLEETQIQRVNQLVNFEKMFKEEACREEKHAMEKIAVIIGTLTSKKAFMVSEASTNIQEKSKEDNTRLQKAIFNMQQVASDARTELSEYFGKVECDFMKDTFSAVESQAIMENCLQECSERVGYSGKQWENAQSAINTLNQNSAANIESTVKENISANHSAHEKFVSASSRVDSDFSALASDTLSCVNDSLMLDYVKTKEIDSMTAVCVDQLKSVQEKHGDGVSTIRNQAEKCFVEDYLVDKHAGATKKQVIAVPSLESIEEMRSSVEVKEDGSSNNKLKRSQMEGKIPGPRTPFADVN, translated from the exons ATGGCAATCACCCCTGATCAGACTAGGAAAGTTGGGATGGGGCTGTCACCATCCCCATCTCCTTTTCTTACTCCTCGTCCCGAAAGGCGGCGCAAAACGCTTGAGTACAATCCAAATCGtcaagacaaggataaagaggtTAATGTGCAAGTTCTTCTCAGATGCAG GCCTTTAAGTGATGAAGAGCAAAAGTTGAATATCCAGAAGGTGGTATCCTGTAATGAACAGAAAAGAGAGGTCACTGTTATGCAAAGTCTAAATAACAAGCAAGTAGATAAACTGTTCACTTTTGACAGG gtttttgggccAAAAGCACAGCAAAAATCAATATATGAGCAAGCCATTTCCCCGATAGTTAATGAAGCTCTCGAGGGATTCAACTGCACTGTTTTCGCTTATGGGCAGACGGGAACTGGTAAAACTTACACAATGGAGGGCGGGATGAGAAATAAG AGTGGCAATTTGCCTACTGAAGCTGGTGTTATTCCACGGGCTGTTCGTCAAATTTTTGATACACTTGAAGCACAAGATGCGGACTATAGTGTGAAAGTGACGTTCTTGGAAATATATAACGAAGAAATAACTGATTTACTAGCGCCTGATGAGAGTCCAAGAACTGCAGACGACAGGCAAAAGAAATCTATTTCATTGATGGAGGATGGAAAGGGTTGTGTGATAGTAAGAGGCCTTGAAGAAGAATATGTGTACAGTGTAAATGAAATTTATACTCTCTTGGAACGAGGGTCTGCCAAGAGGCGTACAGCAGACACTCTGTTGAACAAGCGCAGCAG TCGCTCTCATTCTGTCTTTTCCATTACTGTCCTCATAAAAGAAGCAACAGTTGGTGATGAGGAGCTAATTAAATGTGGCAAAATTAATCTTGTGGATCTGGCAGGATCGGAAAACATATCTCGTTCAGGTGCACGAGAG GGACGTGCAAGAGAAGCAGGGGAAATAAATAAGAGCTTGCTCACGCTGGGCCGTGTCATAAATGCACTAGTGGAACATTCCACTCATATACCTTACAG GGACAGTAAGCTTACAAGACTTTTAAGAGATTCTTTGGgaggaaaaacaaaaacctgCATCATTGCCACAATTTCTCCAACTGCTTCATGCATGGATGAAACTCTAAGCACACTGGATTATGCCTATCGTGCCAAGAACATTAAAAACAAACCCGAG GCAAACCAGAAAATGTCAAAACCTGTGCTGCTCAAGGAATTGTATTCAGAGATTGAGAGAATGAAAGAAG ATATTCGAGCGGCACGGGAAAAGAACGGTGTTTATATTCCGCATGAAAGATTTGTCCAGGATGAAGCTGAAAAAAAG GCTAGGATTGAGAGAATAGAGCAATTGGAGAATGACCTCAACCTCACAGAAAAG CAAGCGGAAAGTTTTCGTGATCTGTATATCAGCGAACAAGAACAGAAGCTGGATTTACAAAGTGAGCTCAAGGACTGCAag ATAAATCTGGATAACTGTAACAAGGCTCTGCTTGAACTTCAAGAGGATTACCAAATAGCCACCTCAACCTTGAAAGAGAAGGAGCATATCATCTCCAAAATGCTATTCTCAG AAAATCTTTTAATTGGACGGGCAAAGGAGTTGCGCAGTGATTTGAAGAACGCATCAGAGGAAATGAATTCCCTCTATGAAAAATTAG ATCAGAAAGACAAGATGGAAGAAGAAAATCAGAGCTTGGTTTTGACATTTGGTTCTCAACTTGATCGGAGTTTGAAAGACCTACATAAGATCATCCTGGGGTCTGTTTCTCAACAGCAGTATCAACTAAGATGCATGGAGGAACATGTTCAGTCATACCTTGCGAGTAAATGTGAT GCAGCACAGGTACTGGAATCCAGGATTAAGAAGATAACAAAGACATATAGTTCTGGAGTAACAACCTTGAAGGAGCTGACCAACATGCTGCAAAAGAAAGCATCATCTGACCTGGACCAAATAAATGCTAAGACGTTATCACATACAGAGGCTGTTGAGAAG TTTCTTGAAACTGCGGTTAAGGAAGCCAACGAGGTCGTCCAAGATATTCAGCACTCTCTTGATGAGCAGAAACAGCTATTGGCTTTCTCCACTCAACAACAAGAGGAG GGATTGCAAAGAAGCTTGATGTCAGCACAAGTAATTTCGAAGGCCACTGGTAACTTTTTTGATGACCTCCATGACCGCGCTTGTCAAGTTATGAGAAATCTTGAAGAAACCCAAATTCAACGAGTCAACCAATTGGTGAATTTTGAGAAGATGTTTAAG GAAGAAGCTTGTAGAGAGGAAAAACATGCTATGGAAAAAATTGCAGTAATTATTGGAACATTGACATCTAAGAAAGCCTTTATG gtatCGGAGGCATCAACCAACATCCAGGAAAAGAGTAAAGAAGACAACACCAGGCTGCAAAAGGCAATCTTTAACATGCAACAAGTGGCATCGGATGCTAGGACGGAATTGAGCGAATATTTCGGAAAGGTGGAATGTGATTTTATGAAAGACACATTCTCAGCAGTTGAATCTCAGGCAATCATGGAAAACTGCCTCCAAGAGTG CTCAGAGAGAGTGGGTTACTCTGGGAAACAGTGGGAAAATGCCCAGTCAGCCATAAATACTCTTAATCAGAACAGTGCTGCAAATATCGAATCTACTGTGAA GGAAAATATCTCTGCGAACCATTCTGCACATGAAAAGTTTGTTTCTGCATCTTCCCGTGTGGATTCAGATTTCAGTGCTTTAGCCTCCGACACATTGTCATGCGTTAATG ATTCGCTAATGCTGGACTATGTAAAGACAAAGGAAATAGACTCCATGACGGCTGTATGCGTTGATCAGCTTAAATCAGTACAAGAAAAGCATGGTGATGGCGTATCAACTATACGAAATCAAGCGGAAAAGTGCTTTGTAGAAGATTATTTG GTGGATAAGCATGCTGGTGCGACCAAGAAACAAGTCATTGCTGTCCCCAGCTTGGAATCTATCGAGGAGATGAGAAGCTCCGTCGAAGTCAAAGAAGACGGTTCATCTAATAACAAATTAAAACGGAGCCAAATGGAAGGCAAGATCCCAGGTCCTAGAACTCCTTTCGCGGATGTCAACTGA
- the LOC103408368 gene encoding zinc finger protein ZAT11-like, with amino-acid sequence MKRDMRGEESGFGLKGLDMAKCLMLLSCGMETKFKTCSNDVFECKTCNRKFTSFQALGGHKASHKRSRILMSRDDENCKDEREKGSDKSMVMNKKAKTHKCSICGLEFGMGQALGGHMRRHRASNMDMAGFSYAPSAVTSKIPVLTRSSSKRVMSLEMDLNLTPLENDLKLLFGKMAPKVDAFVS; translated from the coding sequence ATGAAGAGAGATATGAGAGGAGAAGAATCAGGGTTTGGATTAAAGGGTTTGGACATGGCAAAGTGTCTTATGCTACTATCATGTGGCATGGAGACCAAGTTCAAAACATGTTCAAACGATGTGTTCGAGTGCAAAACTTGCAACCGGAAGTTCACGTCGTTCCAAGCTCTCGGCGGTCACAAAGCGAGCCACAAGAGATCGAGAATATTGATGAGTCGTGATGATGAAAACTGTAAAGATGAACGTGAAAAAGGAAGCGACAAGTCCATGGTTATGAACAAGAAGGCTAAAACTCACAAGTGCTCGATATGTGGATTGGAGTTTGGCATGGGACAAGCCTTGGGCGGTCATATGAGGAGGCACAGAGCTTCTAATATGGACATGGCCGGTTTTTCTTACGCTCCTTCAGCTGTCACTTCGAAGATTCCAGTACTAACAAGGTCGAGTAGTAAGAGGGTCATGAGCTTGGAGATGGATTTGAACTTGACACCGTTGGAGAATGACTTAAAATTGTTGTTCGGGAAGATGGCACCAAAAGTTGATGCTTTTGTATCATAA